A part of Bdellovibrionales bacterium genomic DNA contains:
- a CDS encoding BamA/TamA family outer membrane protein, whose protein sequence is MALGASSSNERIPQGVEFPNEEVIVERESEYSLIKSEFRFPVYNSLGGVVFYDGGAVQVSGHHFERPYRHAAGFGVRFNTPVGPVSLDIGFKLDRIKERNEDPWRLHFFIGSF, encoded by the coding sequence GTGGCTTTGGGGGCTTCTAGTTCAAACGAAAGAATCCCGCAAGGAGTTGAGTTTCCAAATGAGGAAGTGATTGTCGAGAGAGAAAGCGAATACTCCTTAATAAAGAGTGAGTTTCGTTTTCCGGTCTATAATTCCTTGGGTGGGGTCGTATTTTATGACGGAGGGGCCGTTCAAGTTTCGGGTCACCATTTTGAAAGACCCTATCGACATGCAGCAGGATTTGGTGTTCGCTTTAATACACCAGTCGGACCCGTCAGTCTTGATATCGGATTCAAATTGGACCGCATCAAAGAGCGCAACGAAGACCCTTGGCGCCTGCACTTCTTTATTGGTTCATTCTAA
- a CDS encoding trypsin-like peptidase domain-containing protein: MINRNLIHKLSRIFSVTSIFLLWSPITEALSSRDPLCIQPKVIYGVDNRQEYYEIKDPLVKELADSTLALVDRGQLQNLPGAKYKLGGRQYGSAYGLCTTEPYFNQQISAFCTGFLVAPNLVATAGHCVRSQAECQNTQLVFGFALRGPEAQDDIFDDQQVYSCVELIKSEIANSGADYAVIRIDRKAIGRSSLELRTQGELSLGDEVFVVGHPSGLPVKIAGGARVRAINAEFYVANLDTYGGNSGSPVFNSKTGQVEGILVRGETDYITKNGCNISNSCTNDGCRGEDFTKIRHVVEAIK; this comes from the coding sequence ATGATCAATAGAAATCTAATCCATAAGCTATCACGCATATTTTCCGTCACCAGCATTTTTCTTCTCTGGAGTCCAATTACAGAAGCACTCTCTTCGAGGGATCCTCTGTGTATTCAACCAAAAGTGATATATGGAGTCGACAATCGACAGGAATACTATGAAATCAAAGACCCCTTGGTAAAGGAGCTGGCTGACAGCACCTTAGCTCTCGTTGATAGAGGGCAATTGCAAAATCTGCCCGGTGCCAAATACAAATTGGGCGGAAGGCAATATGGATCTGCCTATGGACTTTGCACGACTGAACCCTATTTCAATCAACAAATCTCGGCGTTTTGCACAGGCTTTCTTGTTGCACCCAATCTCGTAGCAACAGCTGGACATTGCGTACGATCTCAGGCGGAATGTCAAAATACCCAACTCGTTTTCGGCTTTGCTCTCAGGGGTCCCGAGGCGCAGGACGATATCTTCGATGATCAACAGGTCTACTCCTGTGTCGAGCTCATTAAATCCGAGATTGCAAACAGTGGCGCAGACTATGCTGTGATTCGAATTGATCGAAAGGCCATTGGACGATCCTCTCTGGAATTGAGAACACAAGGAGAGTTAAGCCTAGGAGATGAGGTTTTTGTCGTTGGACATCCGTCAGGTCTTCCTGTCAAAATTGCAGGTGGTGCTCGCGTACGAGCTATCAATGCAGAATTCTACGTCGCCAATCTAGACACCTATGGCGGAAACTCCGGATCACCTGTTTTTAATTCAAAAACAGGACAAGTGGAAGGAATTCTAGTGAGAGGCGAGACTGACTATATCACCAAGAATGGCTGCAATATCTCCAATTCCTGTACCAATGACGGCTGCAGAGGAGAGGATTTCACAAAGATCCGTCATGTTGTTGAGGCTATCAAATAG
- a CDS encoding BamA/TamA family outer membrane protein, with the protein MFSLFVPSIIALSFAFAFPAIAQTLKIHGAQPEIIEFLRKKSPELFDNSSSLSEIDLLVRLLMEHGSFERVSAYRGPEGNISVEAQAIKLLSGIRVTGNRIASTTALLEIIELKEGDKFDKRKITESGERLKAFYSEQGYFNAIVEIRFANASDGRLEASFVIDEQSPCKVSAVEFTTLNPYLRQRLQYRSHKYRHQALTAVVLQNIKLTSEEFLKNERFLSAVIGEPEITYDADRTSASLTYSIQDPYKYDRQVIGYKQLSIFDISRELNPLDAAPNGGDPISEAAERIRKKYLASGFAHAQVSTEIIEDNKQFLRKARILIYEGPRVLIAQLDVSGRISRNPQYYAALIRNNSSELIKSGYFSRIDIELGHKNLINELRNQGFLKARIQSLRTEFTNKKSEAKIKIVMDEGPLTQVKKVDFLGIKAFNEAELNEVVTVHSNAPLRLSTIEESINRLKSFYLSRGFLEMKIENINNQLVEYNEKGTQAIVRFEILEGPKIIVSAINLEGNKFTKDYVILREIEFSIGETLTPEKIEDSQMRLNRLGIFSQVRIRTLEEGTSISQRTVLISLRERDPGLFKIGVGADSERDLTLRQFTSVSFNNIEGTARTIAARLELGYNPDQVKYLTHRATIGYLEPFLFSTRTRGRINFTRQQQISNFNDVTLLTEISDSSRVDFLLERDLARNFKLTWTLWSLDSVKTFERYGNCLDGQPGKCPDQIDRIALLGPTLDYDLRDNPFVPTRGSHVRWNLSYSDPAFGSSSDVNFVKSEISYTYLWNLGSPSLVWANQLRHGNVSNLSTLPGSKVPVSQIFYLGGTSSIRGFGGF; encoded by the coding sequence ATGTTTTCGCTATTTGTTCCCTCTATTATTGCTCTGAGTTTTGCATTCGCTTTTCCGGCGATTGCACAGACTCTGAAGATACATGGCGCCCAGCCAGAGATTATTGAATTTCTCCGTAAAAAATCTCCCGAGCTATTTGATAACAGCTCCTCTTTATCTGAAATTGACCTTCTGGTCCGATTGTTGATGGAACATGGTTCCTTTGAGCGAGTATCTGCCTATCGGGGTCCAGAGGGAAATATCTCAGTTGAGGCCCAGGCCATTAAACTCCTCTCAGGAATAAGAGTTACCGGAAATAGAATCGCTTCAACGACAGCTCTTTTAGAAATTATAGAACTCAAAGAGGGTGACAAATTTGATAAAAGAAAGATTACCGAGAGTGGCGAACGACTGAAAGCTTTTTATTCAGAGCAAGGGTACTTCAATGCTATTGTTGAAATAAGATTCGCAAATGCGAGCGATGGTCGTCTGGAAGCAAGCTTTGTGATAGACGAACAAAGTCCATGCAAAGTTTCTGCTGTCGAATTCACCACCCTCAATCCCTATCTTCGACAGCGTTTGCAGTACCGCAGTCATAAATACCGCCACCAAGCTTTGACGGCTGTTGTCTTACAAAACATCAAACTGACGTCTGAAGAATTCCTTAAGAATGAACGATTTTTGAGTGCCGTTATTGGGGAACCTGAAATCACATACGATGCAGACCGTACCTCGGCCAGCCTTACCTATTCTATTCAAGATCCTTATAAATACGACCGCCAAGTGATAGGTTATAAGCAGCTCAGTATTTTTGATATCTCCCGAGAACTCAACCCTCTGGACGCCGCTCCGAACGGCGGAGACCCGATCTCTGAGGCAGCAGAGAGAATTCGAAAAAAGTACCTCGCCAGCGGATTCGCGCACGCCCAAGTTTCGACAGAAATCATTGAAGACAACAAGCAGTTTTTGCGTAAAGCTCGAATCCTGATCTACGAAGGCCCACGAGTCCTGATCGCACAGCTGGATGTCAGCGGGAGAATCTCACGAAATCCGCAATACTACGCCGCGCTGATTCGAAATAATAGCTCGGAGCTGATCAAGAGCGGATATTTTAGCAGAATCGATATCGAGCTTGGGCACAAGAATCTTATCAACGAATTGCGCAACCAAGGATTTCTCAAAGCAAGGATACAGTCCTTAAGAACGGAGTTTACGAACAAGAAATCGGAAGCAAAAATAAAAATTGTCATGGATGAAGGGCCCCTCACTCAAGTAAAGAAAGTCGACTTCCTAGGAATTAAAGCCTTCAATGAAGCAGAATTGAATGAAGTCGTTACTGTTCACAGCAACGCTCCTCTTCGATTGTCTACAATTGAAGAGAGTATCAATCGGCTCAAGTCCTTTTATCTTAGTCGCGGTTTTCTGGAGATGAAAATTGAAAACATCAACAACCAACTCGTCGAGTACAACGAAAAGGGCACCCAAGCCATCGTGCGTTTTGAAATCCTTGAGGGCCCTAAGATCATTGTGTCAGCAATTAATTTAGAGGGTAATAAGTTTACAAAGGATTATGTGATCCTCAGAGAGATTGAGTTTTCCATCGGTGAAACCTTGACTCCCGAAAAAATAGAAGATTCACAAATGCGGCTTAACCGACTGGGTATCTTTAGCCAGGTAAGAATTCGCACACTTGAGGAAGGAACTTCCATATCCCAAAGAACCGTTCTCATCAGTCTGCGAGAGCGCGATCCTGGACTTTTCAAAATCGGCGTAGGAGCCGATAGTGAACGCGATCTTACTCTCCGCCAATTTACATCCGTTTCATTTAACAATATAGAGGGTACCGCGCGGACCATAGCTGCAAGGCTGGAGTTGGGATATAATCCAGATCAAGTGAAGTATCTTACACACCGAGCCACTATCGGATACCTTGAACCCTTTTTATTCTCTACGCGCACGAGAGGGCGCATTAATTTCACTCGACAGCAGCAAATTTCAAACTTCAATGACGTCACACTTTTAACTGAAATCTCTGACAGTAGCCGCGTCGATTTTCTCCTAGAGCGAGACCTTGCCCGCAACTTCAAGTTGACATGGACTCTTTGGAGCTTAGATTCCGTCAAGACCTTCGAGCGTTATGGTAACTGCTTAGATGGTCAGCCGGGAAAGTGTCCCGATCAAATTGACCGGATTGCTCTTCTTGGCCCCACTCTCGATTATGATCTGCGGGACAATCCATTTGTGCCCACTCGCGGCTCCCATGTCCGATGGAACTTGTCTTACTCAGATCCAGCTTTTGGATCCTCGTCCGACGTCAATTTTGTAAAAAGCGAAATTTCTTACACCTATCTCTGGAATCTTGGCTCCCCAAGTCTTGTATGGGCAAACCAGCTCAGACACGGAAATGTTTCTAATCTCAGCACCCTTCCTGGAAGTAAAGTTCCAGTTAGCCAGATTTTTTACTTGGGTGGCACTTCGAGTATTCGTGGCTTTGGGGGCTTCTAG
- a CDS encoding sigma-70 family RNA polymerase sigma factor: MVSFEDLYKQYAKLVFTVANRIVLSAPVAEEIVQETFIRCFGKLSEIRQENPKYWLVKVATNLSLDEIRRRRSRGSDLFSTLSRAFPLFTTTIGTRVSNRQRSQLILEKLSSDERALVVLRLTYDYSYSEIADILELPEGTVKSKISRLLDKLREEVKEVE; the protein is encoded by the coding sequence ATGGTAAGTTTTGAAGATCTTTATAAGCAATATGCGAAACTGGTTTTTACGGTTGCGAATCGGATTGTTTTGTCGGCGCCTGTTGCGGAGGAGATAGTGCAAGAGACTTTTATTAGGTGTTTTGGAAAATTGAGTGAAATAAGGCAAGAGAATCCAAAATATTGGCTTGTGAAAGTTGCAACAAACCTGAGCCTTGACGAAATCCGTCGAAGGAGATCCAGAGGTTCGGACCTGTTTTCTACCCTCAGTCGGGCTTTCCCATTGTTTACTACGACCATTGGGACAAGAGTTTCAAACCGGCAAAGATCCCAATTGATTCTTGAAAAGTTAAGTTCTGATGAGAGAGCACTTGTTGTCCTGCGATTGACTTATGACTATAGTTACTCGGAGATAGCTGATATTCTTGAATTACCTGAAGGAACAGTGAAGTCAAAGATTTCGCGCCTTCTGGATAAGTTGCGAGAGGAGGTAAAAGAAGTTGAGTGA
- a CDS encoding serine/threonine protein kinase yields MKNIGRYQILREIGRGAMGHVYLAYDPYLNMQVAIKTLPQNIPADEIQPEVYHRFINEAHYLAKINHPHVVRIFDVCPDDKNPYISMEYIDGSELTVLLEGRREIDIKKSLRIMIQICQGLHAIHAANLIHRDLKPANIMLDSNEHIKIMDFGIVKDQNSQQHLTKNLTGSPCSMSPEQIRGDTLDLRSDIFSLGIIFYQLLTGIHPFLGNTLGQTFSNISYAEPLPPSQINKKIPSTADRIILKCLKKSVSDRYSNALLLEQELRKVQPSDSKNPQSERTSKGVLAISTFVFLLSTIYFTLFHWNPSKNRGPANNDTGIESHQPNPVRSPPKKRSPMKTKESQSSRISYVDLLEKCQDYPCDRVDSPCAGLHAKTTKGDQKLKLSGCLQAISDRLKKISTEYPSVSCGDSICTFLEKRCGICTEDCGHADFNPNLPACINLHIPEAHNQASTPYRQEQIHAARIIYDDCYFRLNSKELTTPSFAKSQTECLLLKNNEIIEECSEFINGQNNADLSKKARFLVCIVNGGQIKVLNKNEQ; encoded by the coding sequence GTGAAAAACATAGGTCGATATCAAATATTGAGAGAAATCGGCAGGGGTGCTATGGGCCATGTCTATCTGGCCTATGACCCCTATTTGAACATGCAGGTCGCCATCAAGACCCTCCCCCAAAATATACCTGCTGACGAGATTCAACCAGAGGTTTATCACCGTTTCATCAATGAAGCTCATTATCTCGCCAAAATTAATCACCCCCACGTTGTAAGAATTTTTGATGTTTGTCCCGATGATAAAAATCCCTACATTAGCATGGAGTATATTGATGGGTCGGAACTCACTGTGCTTCTTGAAGGACGTAGGGAGATTGATATCAAGAAATCACTGCGAATCATGATCCAGATTTGCCAAGGTCTGCATGCCATTCACGCAGCAAATTTGATTCACAGAGATCTTAAGCCCGCAAACATCATGCTCGACTCGAACGAGCATATCAAAATAATGGACTTTGGAATTGTTAAAGATCAAAACTCTCAGCAGCACTTGACCAAAAATTTAACTGGCTCCCCCTGTTCAATGTCTCCAGAGCAAATTCGTGGTGACACACTGGATTTGCGCTCTGATATTTTTTCCTTGGGGATCATTTTCTACCAGTTACTCACAGGAATACATCCCTTCCTCGGGAATACGCTTGGCCAGACATTCTCAAATATCTCTTATGCGGAGCCTCTACCTCCTTCTCAAATTAACAAAAAAATCCCTTCAACTGCGGATCGGATTATTCTCAAGTGCTTAAAAAAGTCTGTGTCTGATCGATACTCAAATGCCCTTCTTTTAGAGCAAGAATTAAGAAAGGTTCAACCAAGTGATTCTAAAAATCCTCAATCAGAGCGAACCTCCAAGGGCGTATTGGCTATCTCCACTTTTGTATTTCTCCTCTCGACCATCTATTTCACTCTTTTTCACTGGAACCCGTCTAAAAATAGAGGGCCTGCCAATAACGATACCGGTATTGAATCTCATCAACCCAATCCTGTGAGGAGCCCACCAAAAAAAAGAAGCCCCATGAAAACCAAGGAAAGCCAGTCATCCAGGATCTCTTATGTGGACCTCCTGGAAAAATGTCAAGATTACCCCTGCGATAGAGTCGATTCCCCTTGCGCTGGTTTGCACGCGAAAACGACAAAAGGTGACCAAAAGTTGAAGCTCTCTGGCTGTCTCCAGGCGATCAGCGATCGCTTGAAGAAAATATCAACAGAATACCCATCCGTATCATGCGGAGATTCAATATGCACTTTTCTCGAAAAAAGGTGTGGGATCTGCACTGAAGATTGCGGCCATGCTGACTTTAATCCGAACCTCCCAGCCTGCATAAATCTTCACATTCCTGAGGCCCACAACCAAGCTTCAACTCCCTATCGCCAAGAGCAGATTCATGCTGCCCGAATCATCTATGACGATTGCTACTTCAGACTAAATAGCAAAGAGCTGACCACTCCCTCGTTTGCGAAATCGCAAACTGAATGCCTCTTGCTGAAAAATAACGAAATAATAGAGGAATGCTCAGAATTCATAAATGGACAAAATAATGCTGACCTCTCCAAAAAAGCGAGGTTTCTGGTCTGCATTGTCAACGGTGGACAAATAAAAGTTCTAAACAAAAATGAACAATAG
- a CDS encoding serine hydrolase encodes MKTIMLRVSMVMLMVSCANPGSPIKNWNPQEIEQTNSELGESIDLGYAKKIADISYHAEPVSDPRFNKLDVYFQNTTERKPVVIYVHGGGWAGPDVIDGDKENLQKNEKLPKSLIENGFVIASINRRGLNLQLNGPTGNSERTTYEDQAVDVARAVKWISLNAEKFGGDSTRIVLFGFSSGAHLVTLTASNKRYFQEQNITQGTVKAVIAVDFHAYDVPLAIRLMAGTSLEQEINALKTIFGKTEAEQKKASPSEYVNDSITPPMLLFSAGFKDGSQQDVSNLGSSAFKDKLLLGKRICQHQHFEEKDHTQLILDYGSAKDDGLSSALISFLNDKLVPRAIESLPEKLKSTISSIVLPMVDPTGSDSNKSPGFVIGIVSPKYSEVLGFGTKKIGESLTPDGDTFYGIGSVSKIFTGIMLAQEVVSKRMDPKKSLVTYFKDPIKSDLSPSITLEQAISHTSGLSSYPENVSSFRDEDKDGIGDSLEWSPARHYERTQLLACLQGGGCRPNPAKIGTFLYSNLGITLVSLTLEDTLGASNFDELLKINFSRSLGMDDTGTNTPAFIENTTSRKAQGYRADLSSLDPLPFSDMGCMAGAGEIISTANNMNRLLEHLVGLRESHLKDAIGLAIKPLATVGPDQTIGYAIDIKKDQTGTTFYSKDGATRSSQAYVIWRNDLKIGVVVMSNSGSAKVKAVGTAVINAIANP; translated from the coding sequence GTGAAAACAATAATGCTCAGAGTGTCTATGGTCATGCTGATGGTTTCATGCGCGAATCCTGGAAGTCCAATCAAAAATTGGAACCCCCAGGAGATCGAACAAACCAATTCAGAACTCGGAGAATCGATTGATCTTGGCTATGCCAAAAAAATTGCAGATATCTCCTACCACGCCGAGCCGGTATCGGATCCAAGGTTCAATAAGCTCGACGTCTATTTCCAGAACACAACCGAAAGAAAACCCGTTGTTATTTATGTTCATGGCGGAGGCTGGGCCGGTCCCGACGTCATCGATGGAGATAAGGAGAACTTGCAGAAAAATGAGAAACTTCCCAAGTCCCTCATTGAAAATGGATTTGTGATTGCCAGCATCAACCGACGTGGACTCAATTTACAACTCAATGGCCCAACAGGAAATTCCGAGAGAACCACCTACGAGGACCAAGCTGTCGATGTCGCGCGAGCGGTGAAATGGATAAGTCTAAACGCAGAAAAATTTGGAGGAGACAGCACTCGCATAGTTCTGTTTGGCTTCTCCTCAGGGGCTCATTTGGTCACTCTCACCGCTAGTAACAAAAGGTACTTTCAGGAACAAAATATCACTCAGGGCACGGTCAAAGCCGTAATTGCTGTCGACTTCCATGCCTATGACGTTCCTCTAGCTATCCGCCTGATGGCTGGGACTTCCTTAGAGCAAGAGATCAATGCCCTAAAAACAATCTTTGGCAAAACAGAAGCAGAGCAAAAAAAGGCCTCTCCTTCAGAATATGTCAATGATTCAATCACACCACCAATGCTTCTCTTCTCTGCGGGATTCAAGGATGGAAGCCAACAAGATGTTAGCAATCTAGGATCTAGCGCCTTTAAGGACAAGTTGCTTTTAGGCAAACGAATATGCCAACACCAGCATTTTGAGGAAAAAGACCACACTCAGCTGATATTAGACTATGGCTCCGCGAAAGATGATGGTTTGTCCTCAGCCCTTATTTCATTTTTAAACGACAAACTGGTTCCAAGAGCGATAGAGTCGCTTCCGGAAAAACTAAAATCTACAATTTCCAGTATTGTGCTTCCCATGGTCGACCCAACGGGATCGGATAGCAACAAGTCACCCGGATTTGTCATTGGGATTGTTTCACCAAAATATTCTGAGGTGCTGGGATTTGGTACCAAAAAAATAGGAGAGAGTCTCACCCCTGATGGGGACACCTTCTACGGCATTGGATCTGTCTCAAAAATTTTTACCGGCATCATGCTGGCACAAGAAGTCGTCTCCAAACGCATGGATCCAAAAAAGAGTCTTGTAACCTATTTCAAAGATCCGATTAAGTCAGACCTGTCTCCGTCTATTACACTTGAGCAGGCCATCTCCCACACTTCAGGACTATCGTCTTACCCTGAGAATGTTTCTTCCTTTAGAGACGAAGATAAAGATGGAATCGGAGATAGCTTGGAGTGGTCCCCTGCCAGACATTACGAAAGAACGCAGCTTCTCGCATGCCTTCAAGGCGGAGGATGTCGGCCTAATCCAGCTAAAATTGGAACCTTTCTCTATTCAAATCTCGGAATTACGTTGGTCAGCCTCACTCTCGAGGACACCTTGGGTGCTTCGAATTTTGATGAGTTATTAAAGATAAATTTCTCCCGCTCTCTCGGTATGGATGACACGGGCACCAACACCCCCGCCTTTATAGAAAATACAACGTCTCGAAAGGCCCAGGGCTATCGAGCGGACCTGTCGTCCCTCGATCCTCTCCCCTTTAGTGATATGGGCTGTATGGCTGGAGCAGGAGAAATCATATCCACTGCAAATAATATGAATAGATTATTAGAACACCTGGTCGGATTGCGGGAATCTCACCTGAAAGACGCCATTGGACTGGCAATAAAGCCGCTCGCCACTGTCGGACCCGACCAAACTATTGGCTACGCAATTGATATCAAGAAGGATCAAACAGGAACAACATTCTATTCCAAGGACGGCGCAACACGCTCGAGCCAGGCCTATGTCATTTGGCGCAATGATCTAAAAATTGGAGTCGTAGTCATGTCAAACTCCGGCAGTGCCAAAGTTAAAGCCGTAGGTACCGCTGTCATCAATGCAATTGCAAACCCATAA